The genomic interval TGCCGAAGAAATGTGTGATTTCAAAATTCAAGCGGAACGTCCGGCTTAAGTCATAATGTAAACCCGCGCCCCAATCGGAGAGATTCGCGTTGAAGTCAAAGAATCGGAGATTGAAAGGGTCGAGGGCATCGTTTATGAAATCGAGGCGGATGAGGCTGAAGTATGCAAATGCCCGCGCCTCGCGATAATTATAAAGGCGGTGATCGCGTATCCATGTAAAGTCAATCTGGATCCGGTCATCCCAAGAGTTTTCAGTTGCCCTGTCATCTTGATTGAATCGTCCGCGAAAGTCTTCAAAATCTCGGGCGCGATAATAACTCGTATCGGTCATCCGAACGTAAGTGAGTCGATTGGATAATGCGATGCGATACGCCTCATTGAAATCGTAAGAGAAGATTAAATTTGCGTATGCAGCATCTCGAATAATCTGTTCATCAAAATCGGATTTGGTATAGAGATCCGCGTCTAAATCATCCTGATTGTCAATTTCAACGTCGTGCAGATCGCGTGTGTAGCGAAGTTTAAGCTCCGTCTGGAACATCGAAGATATCAAGGATGTCGTCGGTGCGTACTTCCTAAACCGCAATTTTGCTGGGTTCAGATAATAAAGGTTTCCACTTCCGTCAATCCCTTTGAGTTGGAGAGCAACATCGGTTTCAACTTCTCGCCGAAACGGGATAAGCAATTTTTGTGTATACACACCCTCTGTCGTAAATCGTTGGATACGTCGTAACCGGTAGCGAAACAACTTTGCATCATTACCATAGTATCGTATCGGATCGTCAAGTCGCCTCGGAAGCGTAGAAACGAAATCCTTCAGGTACTTCGCCGTGTCAGCGACAAGGAGTGTTCCATCTGTCAATGCTGTTATTCGGAAAGGTGCTATAAATTTTCCAGATGCATCTCCGTATTCACCGAAAGCGTTTAAGAACTTTCCATCGGAACTATATTTCAACACCCGATGCCCCTTCTCATCAACAATATACAGATTTCCGACTTTATCCACCGTCATATCCGCCGGATGCATGAGGTGTCCCACCCCGGGTTGGGCGAGAGGGTATTGGGCAATCCGTTTGCCGTTCGCATCCAGTTTGACAACGGTTTTATTCGGGACATCGCTGTCGCAAACATAGAGATTGTCGTGAGCATCTATTGCTAACAAAAATGTCCGTTTCGTGTCGCCTTGTGGAATAATGAGCGCATAATTGCCATCGGCATCCAAGCCGGGTGCAGCGGTTTCAAGTGTTTTTATTCGCTGGCTCAAATCTTGAATCGGGTAACTTGCGACAAATACGCCGTGTGCGTCAAATTTATGGATACACGGACCGTAGTTAAAGATTTTGGGCCCCGATGTTGTTTGGAGGTTAGGGTCCGAAATCTGCACGAACATCCAATCCATTACATAGATACTGCTATCCATGCCGACAGCAATAGCGGTAGGATTAATGAACCGAAACTCACTTCCCTTCTCCATCTGGATGTCAAATACAAATCTCCCAATTTCATTGAACTTCTGAATTCGGAAGTTATCCGTATCCGTCACGTAGACGGCACCGTCAGGTCCAAATGCCATGAACAAGGTTTTCGCGAACTGTGCTTTGCTTTCCCCTTTTTCACCGAACTCGCCAACAAATTTGTATTCTTGTGCAGCAGGTACGTACACTGGAACAAGGAACAGCAGACAAAACGTTAGGTTTTTTAGGTTAAACATTTGCTGGTTTCTACGCGCCTTTGGCCTTTCTTATTTTTTTTCGACATGCGGTCTGTTCTGTAATCAGATATTTTAGTCCTCAGGAACATCCGGTTGTTTTTTCCGTATACCGTCCAAGACACCGTTGATGAATTTTGGCGAATCCGGGGTGCTGTAGGATTTGGCAATTTCAATAGCCTCGTTAATTGAGGTCGCCGCATCAATGTCACTGACATAGAGGATTTCATAGGTTGCACATCGTAGGATAGAAAGATCTACGACAGGCATTCGGTGGAGCTTCCAATTTTTGGATGTGTTTTGAAGTACTGTATCAATTGTTTCCAGATGGGCGGTGGTGCCCTCAACGAGTTGCGCTACAAATGGACGGAGGTCTACTGACGTGTCCTGGCTCTGCCAAAACCGCTCAATGACAATTGACACCGGTGCGTCGGTGAGTTGAATTTGATACAGCATTTGCATCGCAACGATGCGAGATTGTCTACGAGAAGACATTACGAGTCCTGACTTTTCAAATCTAAATTGTTAACGTGTGAAGGATTTCCACTATAGACGCTCCCTGTATTATACAAGATTTTAGAGCGGATGTCAAACAAAAATAATGGAAGAGACAGTCAGCCATCCGTGAGTAACCCCCTAAAGGAAAGCGTCTATCAATGGTAAATCGGAGCCAAGGAAAACCGAATAGTTCTTGAAAAATGTCGAAGTGGACAAAACTTCAAGTATAATCGCTGGTGAGATTTGAAAATCCACAAGAAAAAAGACGTTTTAATTGCAGATTTTACTGGTAAGTAAAAAAAAAGCAGATGCAATGTCTGAAATACTTGACAATTCTGTCAAAAACTTTTAAAATGCCACGTATTAGCCTTCAACGAAAGGAAAGGACTTGTGAATTCATACAAAAAAGACTATGGTACTGTTGCTGGACCACACCCTCGCACCGCACAGGCAGGGTTTGAAATGCTGCTTGCCGGTGGGAACGCCGTTGATGCCGCTGTGGCTGCTGCCTTTACGGAGGGTGTCGTGGAACCTTCGCATAACGGTATAGCGGGATACGGTGGTTGCGCGCTTATCTATCGCAGGAAAACGGAAGATGTCATCGCTATAGATTACAACACAGCAGCACCTGCTGCTGCCTCCGAAGATATGTTTACGATCGAAAATGCTCCCGATGTACCCGCAGGTTACCGAGTGCCGGGCCGCGTAAACGTTCACGGTCCATTATCTATCGGGGTGCCGGGCGTTGTTGCTGGCTTGTGTTTGGCATTAGAGGAGTTTGGGAGTCTGCCTCTCGCGGATGTACTCCGCCCTGCTATCAACTCTGCACGCCACGGCTATGCACCGAACAGTGCGAACCGCGGTGGGATAGCAGGGAATGCGGAACGATGGAAACAGGACTTCCCAGAAACGGCACGGGTTTTTCTCAAAAATGGGAAACCACCGCAGAAAGGGGAAAGACTCACCAATCCTGAACTTGCTCGAACTTTGGAGGCGGTCGCTGAAGGTGGATCTGCTGCGTTCTATGAAGGCGCAATTGCCGAAACAATCGCAAATCACATTCAGGAACTCGGCGGATGTTTAACCTCGGATGATCTGCAGAATTACCGTCCTTTTACCACACAACCTTACAAAATCGAGTATCGCGGCTACTCGGTCTATACAGCACCGCTCGGTGCCGGTGGACTGACGACCCTACAGATGCTCCGATTAATAGAGGAATTTGATCTGACGGCGATGTCCCTTCCTGAAAGGTTTCACCTCTTTGCTGAAGCGATGAAAGTTTGCTGGCCCGAAAGGCTCCGTCGATTCGGTGACCCGCGCGTCGTTGACATAGACATTGAAACAGAACTCTCGGATAGTCTCACGGCTACACTCAGCGCAAAACTGAAGGCGGGACTTGAATCCCCGCAACCCGGAGAAGTCGTCTATCATGAACCGATGAATTGCACAAGTCATATCTCCACGGCGGATGCACAAGGGAATATGGTATCGCTAACGCAAACGCACGGTGGCGGATTCGGTTCAATGGTGACGGTACCAGGAACAGGTTTGCTCTTCGGACACGGTGTTGGACGCTTTGACCCAAGACCTGGACTTGCGAACTCTGTCGGACCTGGAAAACGCCCGCTCCATAATATGGCTCCGTTTCTCGCCACGCGAGAGGGTATGCCTTTTGCTACCTACGGTATACCGGGTGGCAGGACCATTCCAAATAACCAGCTTAACATCAGCGTCAGTCTTTTTGACCTACAAGTGCCAATCCAAAAGGCATTAGACGCACCGAGACTTCATACCGATGGTGCTGAACCGATCCAGGTCGAACCACGTGCGGGTGAAGAAACGCTGAAAGCATTGCGGGACTTGGGGCACGAAATCACAGCAAGTGCGGGGATCGGTGGACCGGGACACGGTATTCGTCTCTGGGAAAATGGGACTTACCAAGATGGCGGCACGGATCCACGAGGCGAAGGAAAAGTGATGGCGAAATAATAGGAGATCTAACAATGGTTTTTCGCGAGGATGCCCTCGCAGGAGTGCATATCGTAATTTCGGGTGGGTGTGGTGCGATTGGGCTTGGAATCGTCAAAAAATTGATGGCACACGGGGCGGACGTAACGGTAAACGACATTCTGTCAAATCAACAGGCAACAGACCGGCTCGGTCAAAACGGCCTTGACATAGAGAAAATAAACTACGTTAAGGCAGATCTAACGGACACCGATGAAACCGACATGTTGGTAAATGGCGCACGCGAAAGGTTCGGACCTATCCATGTCGCGTTGTGTCATATCGGTATGGTAATTCCGAAACCCTTGTTGGAATACAGAGCAGAAGAGTGGGATGAGACAATGGCGGTCAATGCCCGAACGGCGTTTTTATTCGGCAGTGCTGCATCCCGTTCAATGCTTGAAGATGGTGTTAAAGGACAACTCATTTTTACGACATCTTGGGTTGCTGATGTGCCGTGGCCAGAGATTGGCCCCTATAACGCAAGCAAGGCTGCGATGAAACAGTTAATGCGCTCCTTTGCGCGTGAATTAGCAGACAAAGGCATTCGCGCAAATGCGGTCGCGCCGGGAATCGTCAGCGTTGGACTTGCAAAACAACAGTGGGATACGGATCCAATCTACCGCGCCCGGGCACAGAAAGCGATTCCACTCGGCGTTATGCAACCGCTTGATTCGGTGGCAAACGCCTTTCTATTTTTGTGTAGTCCTGCTGCAGATTATATGACTGGGACAACGCTGCTCGTAGATGGCGGCTGTAGCCTGTACCCAATGGATGACGCATAGGTATCATACAGGATAAGTAAAACAAATTTTTCGTGTGATTTAGCAAGTGGGCTTCGGTGCCAGATGGTTCTGGTTTATTCCGAAACCAAAGCCTGGGGCCGAACTCCTTCAGAAGTGATGGCACCAATCGGAAAATTTCAGGAGCGTTTTCTGATACGATTTCAATTTTGTGTTTTGTAAGAGACACGAAAAAATGGAGACATTATGTCACAATTTGTAAAAGCCGCGACAACCGACCAGATTCAGCCCGGTAAATGTCTCGGTGTGAAAGTTGAAGGCGTTTTCATCGGCATCTACAATGTAAAGGGTGAATACTACGCCATGAACAATATCTGCCCTCACCTCGGTGGTGTTTTGAGTTACGGCTTTTTAGACAATAACTGTGTTACCTGTCCACTTCACATGTGGGAATTCGACGTGACAACAGGTGAATGCGTGTGGCCAGGTGAAGAAAAATTACCCACCTATGCTGTTAAGGTAGAGGGTGAAGATATTCTCGTAGATGTCGAAACACCTCTCCAAGCGAGTTAGCACTATTTGGATAAGGGGCGCGGTCGTGCGATCGCGCCCATTGAAGAAAAGGAGAAAAATTATGGCGTATCTGCTCACCGGTGGCATGGGATGCATCGGTACTTATGTCATCCGCGACCTGTTGGCAGCCGGTGAAAAGGTAGTTGTTTACGATTTTGCTTACGACCTAACCATTCCAAAGATGGTCCTCACGGACGAACAGATTGAAGGGTTCACCTTTGTGCAGGGTGACATTACGGACCTACCGCACATCTTACGGACTATCCAAGAACACGAAATTGATCAAGTTATTCATCTCGCCTCATGGCAGGTACCGGCGTGCAATGCAAATCCACCGGAAGCGTTAAAGGTAGTCTGTGAAGGCACGATCAATATATTGGAAGCGGCGCGTATTTTCAAACTCAAACGTGTTGTTTGGGCAAGTAGCGTCGCTGTCTTCGGCGCACCAGAGGATTACAATCACGAACAAATCCTCAACGATGCCCCACACTATCCTAAGTTCATCTACGGTGCGTGTAAATCCCTCAATGAAAAATACGCGACGCACTATTTCGATGCTTATGGCGTTGATTCAATCGGACTTCGGTTTACTGCTGTCTATGGTGTCGGTAGAACGCGCGGAATGAGTTCGTTCACGACACAGATGATCGAGGCGGTGGCAATGGGTGAACCACATACGTGTCCATTTGGTGATGATGCAGTGGATTGGCAGTATGTGGAGGATGTCTCCCGTTCAATCGTCATGGCATGCACCTGCCCGACAACACAGACACGCGTTTTCAACGTAAAGGGTGGCATCCGACCGGTCAAAGAAGGGGTGGCATATCTCAAAACGCTGGTCCCAGATGCTGAAATTACGTTAGAACCCGGTGTGTTCGGCATCTCATGGGATTATGACGCAACACCTATTGCTGAAGAAGTGGGATTTGTTCCGGCTTACACTATGGAACAGGGGATTCTGAAAACGTTGAACCGTTTTAGAGAGCGGGCAGGATTAGCACAGATATGATTGTAGGGCGGAACATGTCCGCCCATTAAGCAATGAAAAATGCTTGTGCTGTCTGATTCTCAAACTAATAATACTTTTTCATCTGTGCCCAAGTGACAGCCAATTTTCCTCGAGCATCAACAGATAGAACCCGTTCCCAAGGAATATTATTCCCCTTGGAATCCGCTTGGTGTATATCATCAAAGTTCGGATGTCCCCATCCGCCGCTGTTGTTATCAATAACAACGATTTGAGCCGTCTTACCTTTAAATTCAGAGACATCCCATTCTTTCCGAGTCATTGTTTCGGTAGCATTCCCAGTTGCGGTCAGTACAACCTTGCCTTTAATTTCAAGATTAACACAACATGGAGCAGGGGCTTTATCCCAAGGATGGTTTCCACCACCAATAAGGAAATTCATCGTTTCGCCTATAATGGTGAACTCAATTGAGGTCAGGGTGCCCTGAGGTCCATCGCCTTGCGTTTGACCTGGATTCTGTCCGAGTTTCTTCCCTTTATCCGGTCCCTGGAACTTTTCATACAAACCTAACCACCAATCTCCCTGATGTTGAGAGGGTTGCCCACGGTTTCGTGCCGTTGGATTATCTCCCCAAGTGGGTTGGAAATCGAATGCCTCTCCTTCTTTCTCCCAATCGGTGAGGTCTCCTGTCTCAAAATCGTTGTTAAACGCTCGTGCCGAGGCGATGTCAATAGGCAGAGCGAACAGTATCAGGAAGATGGACGGAACCATGAATAAGAAACATATTTTTTTCATAAGATGTGTCTCCTTCTGTTTCTGAAAAATTGTATGCTTCAGGCTATTCGCGCTCACCTGTGAACATACGTTTGAAAGTCGAACAACATCATCGTTTTTCATGATACACTATTATGCAAACAAGGTCAAGAAGATTGCGAGTTTAGGCATCACGAAAAGATGTCCCACAGAATCCCAAAAATTCCTCCTAAAATCGAAACAACCCCAACAATCAGGGTACACTTTCCAACGAACTCTTCCATTGAAGTAGCAGCCAATTTCCTAATGACGAGACGTGCCCAAGTTGTTAATGCACAACCGTTCAAAAGAAATTCCATTGCCTGTTCCCAGTCTGCGATTTCGCGAGTTACACCGAAAACGAGGGCATCCCTTATTGCAAGGGCATCAGAAGTGAGCGAATACCCAGCCGCAGCAGCGACGAGAATTGCGCTAATAGACAAAGAACGGGTTACAGGAGATATGTTCAGGACAATGTAAACCCATATTAAAATTGCCAGATTCTCGAAAGCCGAAGGTAACCACTGGACCCACTCCCATTGACTCACATCTGGAAAATTGGGGAACTGACGTTCTAATAGGTTAGCCAGCCCCACCCCTCCAATACCACACCCTAAAACAAACATAACATAGCAACCAAAAAATACAGAACGAGGCACACGCGGAATACCGAGCACCATTAAACCTGAAAAAGCCACGGCAACACCAGTGCAAATCAATAAGAAAGCACTGTCGCTATCCGATGGAATTGCCATAGTCCCGAAAATCAATGGATTCAGGACTATTGTTTTCCATGTTATTTTCGATACTTTTTCTATCTTATCAAACATTGCGTTTCTTTTACCGAAAAGTTACTGCATCAATTAGTCATGGTTATTGACATCTTTTTTAAATCTGCAGCGTACAGTGTTTCAAGTCTTATGCGGAAAACACACCTGAATATCTAAAACAGATTAGTACTTTGTCTCGCGAAAATTAACCCGACAACGCAGACGATCGCCGTTAAGGTCCGCTTTTCACTTTTTATAGCGCGTGCGAAACAAAAATCGTGTGGAGACGCATCTGGATAGGAATGAAACTGAGGGATCAAGCGAGGCACACGTTCCTGATATGTTTGATAGATGGGTCCACAAGACTCCAGCAAATATGCCTCTTCGACAGCAATAATCGGGAGATATTGGAAGAAATAACCAACAATCAGCACGGCAACAAGCCAATAGACATTCGCGACGAGACAGACACCGAGGCTGAGCAGGAAGTTACCGAGATAAAGGGGGTTACGGACGTATGAATATGGACCCGTTGTGACGAGGTCGCGGGCAGCACCGAGGGTTCTGGCACGGGTGGATGCACCCGCATATCCGACTGCCCATATCCGAAGAAATTCACCTGCAGCAATAAAAAGCAAGCCAGTTGCGACCGTGTACCACACCGGAGCTGCGAAATAGAGCAGGGCAAAAATAAAGGGAATAGGCGTAAAACTGCGGATTTTGAAGAAAAAGTTGCCGATTTTTCTAATTTTCCTTGTTCCCACATCTTATTTCGGTGTGCGCCAGATCATGATACCGCCGACGACAGCATATAGGATGTTTGGTCCCCAACTGGCAAGAAAGGGGTGGAGTTTGCCCCCCTCACTTAATCCTTGGAGCGTTGCGAAGGAAAGTGCCCAATAGATAAAAGAGAGGAAAAAAGCAATCACTAAGCCTGCAAAAAAACCCGATCTACCAAGGCGAATGGCAATGGGCGCGCCAAGCATAACAACGACAACAGCGGCGAACGGATATGCTGTGTTGTGATACAACTTAACCTGTTCCTTGCGTGAAATCTGACCGGCTTCTTGTTTGTAGGAGATCTGCTCACGAAGTTCCTTGATAGTCATCGCCCTGGGATCCTTTTCACTTCCGACAAAACGGGCAGGATCCTCGTAGCGTTCAATAGCATGCGTTTCAAAATCCTCATAACCGACCTCAATGCCTTTCTCAAAATGCCGGATGTAGCCATTGGCGAGTTTCCATTGTGTAGGTGTCCATGTTGCCGATTTTGCGAATGTTATGCGAGCGAGTTCCTCTTCTGCGTTATACTCATAGATAGTGAGCTGCTGGATTTCACGATCATCTAAGTTAATCCGCTGCGAATAAAAGAGGCGGTTGTTTTTACCTTTGAAAACAATGTTCCTACCGTAACGCGGTCTTACTTTATTTTGCAAGAGCTGCGCTTCATGAAAAGCGGGTGCTGCAACGCGATTGTAAAAGACAGCAAAGAGTCCACAGATAAGAAGTGTCACAATTAAGACGGGTGCGAGGAGCCGGTAAACGCTCATACCGCCCGCCTTCATCGCATCGAATTCGTTGCTTTGGATCATCCTACCGAGCACAAAAAAAACAGCCACAAACGCTGCAACAGGCACGACTTCCATAATCCGGCGCGGTGCTTGAAAAAGAACAATTTTAACAGCGGTCATGTAAGCGACATCATCATCAAACTTCTTGATGTCCTTATCCAATAAACGCACGACAATCAGTAAGGCTATAAAGAACAGAAGTCCAACAAGAAAAGCTTTGAGGTATTCACGAAGCAGATACCGATCTAAAATATTCAAGGTGTGTCCTAAAATAAAATATCTTCGATTTTACAGGGTTGAAAATTGCGTTTGTACACGACGGGAGGTCTCGTTTACGATTCGGCTTTCCTATTAACAACAATGGGTAACTTTCTATCGCGATCGCGCCAAGTGCGCAGTTTCCCTTCGCCCATCACACGGATGCTTAGCGCAATACCGAACACACCGATAACGATATTTGGAAGCCACATAGCAAGGACAGGAGACAGTATACCATTCAAACCTGTGCTTTGACCGACCTGAAGCAACAAATAATAAACCAAAATCACAACTAAACCGATGCCAAATCCAATCATTTTTCCACTCTGTTTCACCATCAATCCGAGAGGTATCCCCATTAATCCAAATGCCAGACATGCGAAGGGAATAGAGAATTTTTTATGATACTCAACCTGTGCAAAACGGAGTTTCTTAAGGGTAAATTCGGGATTTTTGCTCGTTTGTAGCGCACCTTCTAACGTATCGACGAATGCCCCAAGTTGAGCGATACGCATTGATCGTGGTGTTTGGTTCTGAAATGTGCCGCGTTCGAGATCTTCAGTCAACTGAAGAGCGAGGTTCTGCTGCTGGAATTTTGTTACGCGATATCCGTCTGAATTATCGGTTGTGGGTTCGTAAGTGCGTCCATCATAAAGCGTAAGCATTGCCCTACCATTTTCAAAACCGAGGGTGGCTTCTTGTGCATGGCTGAACCGAGGGCGCCCGCCCCAAATACCATCCCATATTTTGACGTTCTGCATGCGTCCACTCTTTCGATCTGTGGATTCGTACATCCACAGCTTGCCTTCTGTTTCCAACTCTTTCATGACAGTGGCTTCTTCTAAAACGAAGGCTGGATTGTGCCTTTGGATATCGCGTTTGAGCGCAGCGTAAGCAAGGTTTGCCTGTGGTAGGGCATAGTCCATCAATACAAGATCAACGATGCTCAATAGCCCAACAACGACTAAAAAGGGTAGCATGAGATGATGGAAAGCGACACCGTGCGCTTTCATGGCGATGATTTCATTATTGGTAGACAATCTTCCAAGTGCGAGCAAAATCGCGACCAAAGCCGCCATCGGAAGAGAGAGTACAATCGTCGCTGGCATCACATAGATGAGCAATTCAACGAGGTAAAGCGGACTTATCCCCTTCTTGACAAAAAGATTCGTCAATCGGAAAAGATCATCAAAGATGAGGATAAAGGTAAAACAGATAAGTGCTATTATGAAAGGTGGAAAAAATTCTTTAAGTATATACCGTGCTAATATTCTCATGGCCTTGGTGCAGCTGTCAACATTCCGTGGCAGGTATGCCAGTCAATAGGTTTCAAAAAATTATTGATTTACTATAAGCCGATATTGCTCTCTTATTCTATGAGTTGA from Candidatus Poribacteria bacterium carries:
- the nusB gene encoding transcription antitermination factor NusB; its protein translation is MSSRRQSRIVAMQMLYQIQLTDAPVSIVIERFWQSQDTSVDLRPFVAQLVEGTTAHLETIDTVLQNTSKNWKLHRMPVVDLSILRCATYEILYVSDIDAATSINEAIEIAKSYSTPDSPKFINGVLDGIRKKQPDVPED
- a CDS encoding LptF/LptG family permease, translating into MNILDRYLLREYLKAFLVGLLFFIALLIVVRLLDKDIKKFDDDVAYMTAVKIVLFQAPRRIMEVVPVAAFVAVFFVLGRMIQSNEFDAMKAGGMSVYRLLAPVLIVTLLICGLFAVFYNRVAAPAFHEAQLLQNKVRPRYGRNIVFKGKNNRLFYSQRINLDDREIQQLTIYEYNAEEELARITFAKSATWTPTQWKLANGYIRHFEKGIEVGYEDFETHAIERYEDPARFVGSEKDPRAMTIKELREQISYKQEAGQISRKEQVKLYHNTAYPFAAVVVVMLGAPIAIRLGRSGFFAGLVIAFFLSFIYWALSFATLQGLSEGGKLHPFLASWGPNILYAVVGGIMIWRTPK
- a CDS encoding NHL repeat-containing protein; protein product: MFNLKNLTFCLLFLVPVYVPAAQEYKFVGEFGEKGESKAQFAKTLFMAFGPDGAVYVTDTDNFRIQKFNEIGRFVFDIQMEKGSEFRFINPTAIAVGMDSSIYVMDWMFVQISDPNLQTTSGPKIFNYGPCIHKFDAHGVFVASYPIQDLSQRIKTLETAAPGLDADGNYALIIPQGDTKRTFLLAIDAHDNLYVCDSDVPNKTVVKLDANGKRIAQYPLAQPGVGHLMHPADMTVDKVGNLYIVDEKGHRVLKYSSDGKFLNAFGEYGDASGKFIAPFRITALTDGTLLVADTAKYLKDFVSTLPRRLDDPIRYYGNDAKLFRYRLRRIQRFTTEGVYTQKLLIPFRREVETDVALQLKGIDGSGNLYYLNPAKLRFRKYAPTTSLISSMFQTELKLRYTRDLHDVEIDNQDDLDADLYTKSDFDEQIIRDAAYANLIFSYDFNEAYRIALSNRLTYVRMTDTSYYRARDFEDFRGRFNQDDRATENSWDDRIQIDFTWIRDHRLYNYREARAFAYFSLIRLDFINDALDPFNLRFFDFNANLSDWGAGLHYDLSRTFRLNFEITHFFGKNRYTYIDETNVLYATGFQEGDLTRAVLFINGIF
- a CDS encoding Rieske (2Fe-2S) protein, translating into MSQFVKAATTDQIQPGKCLGVKVEGVFIGIYNVKGEYYAMNNICPHLGGVLSYGFLDNNCVTCPLHMWEFDVTTGECVWPGEEKLPTYAVKVEGEDILVDVETPLQAS
- the ggt gene encoding gamma-glutamyltransferase, producing MNSYKKDYGTVAGPHPRTAQAGFEMLLAGGNAVDAAVAAAFTEGVVEPSHNGIAGYGGCALIYRRKTEDVIAIDYNTAAPAAASEDMFTIENAPDVPAGYRVPGRVNVHGPLSIGVPGVVAGLCLALEEFGSLPLADVLRPAINSARHGYAPNSANRGGIAGNAERWKQDFPETARVFLKNGKPPQKGERLTNPELARTLEAVAEGGSAAFYEGAIAETIANHIQELGGCLTSDDLQNYRPFTTQPYKIEYRGYSVYTAPLGAGGLTTLQMLRLIEEFDLTAMSLPERFHLFAEAMKVCWPERLRRFGDPRVVDIDIETELSDSLTATLSAKLKAGLESPQPGEVVYHEPMNCTSHISTADAQGNMVSLTQTHGGGFGSMVTVPGTGLLFGHGVGRFDPRPGLANSVGPGKRPLHNMAPFLATREGMPFATYGIPGGRTIPNNQLNISVSLFDLQVPIQKALDAPRLHTDGAEPIQVEPRAGEETLKALRDLGHEITASAGIGGPGHGIRLWENGTYQDGGTDPRGEGKVMAK
- a CDS encoding LptF/LptG family permease: MRILARYILKEFFPPFIIALICFTFILIFDDLFRLTNLFVKKGISPLYLVELLIYVMPATIVLSLPMAALVAILLALGRLSTNNEIIAMKAHGVAFHHLMLPFLVVVGLLSIVDLVLMDYALPQANLAYAALKRDIQRHNPAFVLEEATVMKELETEGKLWMYESTDRKSGRMQNVKIWDGIWGGRPRFSHAQEATLGFENGRAMLTLYDGRTYEPTTDNSDGYRVTKFQQQNLALQLTEDLERGTFQNQTPRSMRIAQLGAFVDTLEGALQTSKNPEFTLKKLRFAQVEYHKKFSIPFACLAFGLMGIPLGLMVKQSGKMIGFGIGLVVILVYYLLLQVGQSTGLNGILSPVLAMWLPNIVIGVFGIALSIRVMGEGKLRTWRDRDRKLPIVVNRKAES
- a CDS encoding NAD(P)-dependent oxidoreductase, whose translation is MAYLLTGGMGCIGTYVIRDLLAAGEKVVVYDFAYDLTIPKMVLTDEQIEGFTFVQGDITDLPHILRTIQEHEIDQVIHLASWQVPACNANPPEALKVVCEGTINILEAARIFKLKRVVWASSVAVFGAPEDYNHEQILNDAPHYPKFIYGACKSLNEKYATHYFDAYGVDSIGLRFTAVYGVGRTRGMSSFTTQMIEAVAMGEPHTCPFGDDAVDWQYVEDVSRSIVMACTCPTTQTRVFNVKGGIRPVKEGVAYLKTLVPDAEITLEPGVFGISWDYDATPIAEEVGFVPAYTMEQGILKTLNRFRERAGLAQI
- a CDS encoding SDR family NAD(P)-dependent oxidoreductase translates to MVFREDALAGVHIVISGGCGAIGLGIVKKLMAHGADVTVNDILSNQQATDRLGQNGLDIEKINYVKADLTDTDETDMLVNGARERFGPIHVALCHIGMVIPKPLLEYRAEEWDETMAVNARTAFLFGSAASRSMLEDGVKGQLIFTTSWVADVPWPEIGPYNASKAAMKQLMRSFARELADKGIRANAVAPGIVSVGLAKQQWDTDPIYRARAQKAIPLGVMQPLDSVANAFLFLCSPAADYMTGTTLLVDGGCSLYPMDDA
- a CDS encoding isoprenylcysteine carboxylmethyltransferase family protein codes for the protein MGTRKIRKIGNFFFKIRSFTPIPFIFALLYFAAPVWYTVATGLLFIAAGEFLRIWAVGYAGASTRARTLGAARDLVTTGPYSYVRNPLYLGNFLLSLGVCLVANVYWLVAVLIVGYFFQYLPIIAVEEAYLLESCGPIYQTYQERVPRLIPQFHSYPDASPHDFCFARAIKSEKRTLTAIVCVVGLIFARQSTNLF